A region from the Mercenaria mercenaria strain notata chromosome 7, MADL_Memer_1, whole genome shotgun sequence genome encodes:
- the LOC123555280 gene encoding uncharacterized protein LOC123555280, translating to MADNKSYLLHFEDRVPCSSQQPLKYYTDFAGTYNQDCEKLGTSGPAKTASIVADNISENLRANVRVLDVGAGTGLVAVELRNRGFKHIDALDQSEAILSIAKASDLYENYIVDYITESPSATPSGINLLLNIPLNMNN from the exons ATGGCAGATAACAAGTCATATTTGTTACACTTTGAAGACAGGGTCCCATGCAGCAGTCAACAGCCACTCAAATACTACACTGATTTTGCTGGAACTTACAATCAG GACTGTGAAAAATTAGGTACCTCGGGCCCCGCAAAGACTGCAAGCATTGTGGCGGATAATATTTCTGAAAATCTACGTGCAAATGTTCGGGTTTTGGATGTTGGAGCGGGGACAGGACTCGTCGCTGTCGAG ttgAGGAATCGGGGATTCAAACATATCGATGCTTTAGATCAGAGTGAAGCTATATTGAGTATAGCGAAAGCAtcagacttgtatgaaaactacaTTGTTGACTATATAACGGAATCACCGTCTGCTACACCATCTGgtataaatttattattaaatattcctcTGAACATGAACAATTGA